From Equus quagga isolate Etosha38 unplaced genomic scaffold, UCLA_HA_Equagga_1.0 262_RagTag, whole genome shotgun sequence, one genomic window encodes:
- the LOC124233846 gene encoding tyrosine-protein kinase receptor UFO isoform X1 — protein MGRVPLAWCLVLCCWGCVTPKGTQAEANPFVGSLGNITGARGLMGALRCELQVQGEPPEVTWLRDGQVLELADSTQTQVPLGEDGQDDWKVVSQLRISSLQLSDAGWYQCAVVLGGKTFVSQPGYVGLEGLPYFLEEPEDRAVTANTPFNLSCRAQGPPEPVDLLWLQDTVSLAPATGHGPQHMLRVPGLNKTSSFSCEAHNAKGVTTSRTATIKVLPQRPRDLHLVSSQPTELEVAWTPGLSGIYPLTHCTLQAVLSDDGVGIWLGEPDPPEEPLTLQASVPPHRIRLGSLHPHTPYHIRVACASTQGPSPWTHWLPVETSEGVPLGPPENVSAMRNGSQALVRWQEPRAPLQGTLLGYRLAYRGQDTPEVLMDIGLKREVTLELRGDGTVPNLTVCVAAYTAAGDGPWSLPVLLEPWRPEQGQPIHQLVSEPPAPAFSWPWWYVLLGAVVAAACVLILALFLVHRRKKETRYGEVFEPTVERGELVVRYRVRKSYSRRTTEATLNSLGISEELKEKLRDVMVDRHKVALGKTLGEGEFGAVMEGQLNQDDSILKVAVKTMKIAICTRSELEDFLSEAVCMKEFDHPNVMRLIGVCFQGSEREGFPAPVVILPFMKHGDLHSFLLYSRLGDQPVFLPTQMLVKFMADIASGMEYLSTKRFIHRDLAARNCMLNENMSVCVADFGLSKKIYNGDYYRQGRIAKMPVKWIAIESLADRVYTSKSDVWSFGVTMWEIATRGQTPYPGVENSEIYDYLRQGNRLKQPVDCLDGLYVLMSRCWELNPRDRPSFAELREDLENTLKALPPAQEPDEILYVNMDEGVGHPEPLGAAGGADPPTQPDPKDSCSCLTAAEVHPAGRYVLCPSTAPGPTLPADRGSPASPGQEDGA, from the exons ATGGGCAGGGTCCCGCTGGCCTGGTGCTTGGTGCTGTGTTGCTGGGGGTGCGTGACCCCCAAGG GCACACAGGCTGAGGCAAATCCCTTTGTGGGGAGCCTAGGAAACATCACCGGTGCCCGGGGACTTATGGGGGCCCTTCGGTGTGAGCTCCAGGTTCAGGGGGAACCCCCCGAGGTGACCTGGCTGCGGGATGGACAGGTCCTGGAGCTGGCGGACAGCACCCAGACCCAGGTGCCCCTGGGCGAAGACGGGCAGGACGACTGGAAAGTGGTCAGCCAACTCAG AATCTCATCCCTGCAGCTCTCAGACGCAGGATGGTACCAGTGTGCGGTGGTCCTGGGAGGAAAGACCTTCGTGTCCCAGCCTGGCTATGTTGGGCTGGAGG GCCTGCCTTACTTCCTGGAGGAGCCTGAGGACAGGGCTGTGACCGCCAACACCCCTTTCAACCTGAGCTGCCGGGCCCAAGGACCCCCAGAGCCCGTGGACCTCCTCTGGCTCCAGGATACTGTCTCCCTGGCTCCAGCCACAGGCCATGGCCCCCAGCACATGCTGCGTGTTCCAG GCCTGAACAAgacatcttctttctcctgtgAAGCCCATAATGCCAAGGGGGTCACCACATCCCGCACAGCCACCATCAAAG TGCTCCCCCAGCGGCCCCGTGACCTCCACCTGGTTTCCAGCCAGCCCACGGAGCTGGAGGTGGCTTGGACACCAGGCCTGAGTGGCATCTACCCCCTCACCCACTGCACCCTGCAG gcTGTGCTGTCAGACGATGGGGTGGGCATCTGGCTGGGAGAGCCAGACCCCCCAGAGGAGCCCCTCACCTTGCAAGCATCTGTTCCCCCTCACCGAATTCGGCTGGGCAGCCTCCATCCTCATACCCCTTATCACATCCGGGTGGCGTGTGCCAGTACCCAGGGCCCCTCACCCTGGACCCATTGGCTTCCCGTGGAGACGTCAGAGGGAG TGCCCCTGGGTCCCCCCGAGAATGTTAGCGCCATGCGGAATGGGAGCCAAGCCCTCGTGCGTTGGCAGGAGCCAAGGGCGCCCCTGCAGGGCACCCTGTTAGGGTACCGGCTGGCCTATCGAGGCCAGGACACCCCAGAG GTGCTAATGGACATAGGGCTAAAGCGAGAGGTGACCCTGGAGCTTCGGGGGGATGGGACTGTGCCCAACCTGACCGTGTGTGTGGCAGCCTACACTGCTGCTGGGGACGGACCATGGAGCCTCCCTGTGCTCCTGGAGCCCTGGCGCCCAG AGCAAGGACAGCCAATCCACCAGCTGG TGAGTgaacccccagcccctgccttctcGTGGCCCTGGTGGTATGTACTGCTGGGAGCAGTTGTGGCTGCTGCCTGTGTCCTCATCTTGGCCCTGTTCCTCGTCCACCGGCGGAAGAAGGAGACGCGCTATGG AGAGGTGTTTGAACCAACAGTGGAGAGGGGCGAGCTGGTGGTCAGATACCGCGTTCGCAAGTCCTACAGTCGGCGGACCACTGAAGCCACCT TGAACAGCCTGGGCATCAGCGAAGAGCTGAAGGAGAAGCTGCGGGATGTGATGGTGGACCGGCATAAGGTGGCCCTGGGGAAGACCCTGGGAGAAG GAGAGTTTGGAGCTGTGATGGAGGGCCAGCTCAACCAGGACGACTCCATCCTCAAGGTGGCTGTGAAGACAATGAAGA TTGCCATCTGCACAAGGTCAGAGCTGGAGGACTTCCTGAGTGAAGCCGTCTGCATGAAGGAATTCGACCACCCCAACGTCATGAGGCTCATCG GCGTCTGTTTCCAGGGTTCCGAACGAGAGGGCTTCCCGGCACCTGTGGTCATCTTACCTTTCATGAAACATGGAGACCTACACAGTTTCCTTCTCTATTCCCGGCTCGGGGACCAGCCAGTG TTCCTGCCCACTCAGATGCTGGTGAAGTTTATGGCAGACATTGCCAGTGGCATGGAGTATCTGAGTACCAAGAGATTCATACACCGGGATCTGGCCGCCAGAAACTGCAT GCTGAATGAGAACATGTCCGTGTGTGTGGCGGACTTTGGGCTCTCCAAGAAGATTTACAATGGGGACTACTACCGCCAGGGACGCATCGCCAAGATGCCAGTCAAGTGGATCGCCATTGAGAGTCTGGCTGACCGCGTCTACACCAGCAAGAGTGATGTG TGGTCCTTTGGGGTGACAATGTGGGAGATTGCCACACGGGGCCAAACCCCATATCCAGGAGTGGAGAACAGCGAGATTTATGACTACCTGCGCCAGGGAAACCGCCTGAAGCAGCCTGTGGACTGTCTGGATGGACT GTATGTCCTGATGTCCCGGTGTTGGGAGCTAAACCCCCGGGACCGGCCAAGTTTTGCAGAGCTGCGAGAAGATCTGGAGAACACGCTGaaggccctgccccctgcccaggaGCCTGACGAAATCCTCTATGTCAACATGGATGAGGGTGTGGGTCATCCTGAACCACTTGGAGCTGCTGGAGGAGCTGACCCCCCAACACAGCCTGACCCTAAGGATTCCTGCAGCTGCCTCACTGCAGCCGAGGTCCATCCTGCTGGACGCTATGTCCTCTGCCCTTCCACAGCCCCTGGCCCCACCCTGCCTGCTGACAGGGGCTCCCCAGCATCCCCAGGGCAGGAGGATGGAGCCTGA
- the LOC124233846 gene encoding tyrosine-protein kinase receptor UFO isoform X2: MGRVPLAWCLVLCCWGCVTPKGTQAEANPFVGSLGNITGARGLMGALRCELQVQGEPPEVTWLRDGQVLELADSTQTQVPLGEDGQDDWKVVSQLRISSLQLSDAGWYQCAVVLGGKTFVSQPGYVGLEGLPYFLEEPEDRAVTANTPFNLSCRAQGPPEPVDLLWLQDTVSLAPATGHGPQHMLRVPGLNKTSSFSCEAHNAKGVTTSRTATIKVLPQRPRDLHLVSSQPTELEVAWTPGLSGIYPLTHCTLQAVLSDDGVGIWLGEPDPPEEPLTLQASVPPHRIRLGSLHPHTPYHIRVACASTQGPSPWTHWLPVETSEGEQGQPIHQLVSEPPAPAFSWPWWYVLLGAVVAAACVLILALFLVHRRKKETRYGEVFEPTVERGELVVRYRVRKSYSRRTTEATLNSLGISEELKEKLRDVMVDRHKVALGKTLGEGEFGAVMEGQLNQDDSILKVAVKTMKIAICTRSELEDFLSEAVCMKEFDHPNVMRLIGVCFQGSEREGFPAPVVILPFMKHGDLHSFLLYSRLGDQPVFLPTQMLVKFMADIASGMEYLSTKRFIHRDLAARNCMLNENMSVCVADFGLSKKIYNGDYYRQGRIAKMPVKWIAIESLADRVYTSKSDVWSFGVTMWEIATRGQTPYPGVENSEIYDYLRQGNRLKQPVDCLDGLYVLMSRCWELNPRDRPSFAELREDLENTLKALPPAQEPDEILYVNMDEGVGHPEPLGAAGGADPPTQPDPKDSCSCLTAAEVHPAGRYVLCPSTAPGPTLPADRGSPASPGQEDGA; this comes from the exons ATGGGCAGGGTCCCGCTGGCCTGGTGCTTGGTGCTGTGTTGCTGGGGGTGCGTGACCCCCAAGG GCACACAGGCTGAGGCAAATCCCTTTGTGGGGAGCCTAGGAAACATCACCGGTGCCCGGGGACTTATGGGGGCCCTTCGGTGTGAGCTCCAGGTTCAGGGGGAACCCCCCGAGGTGACCTGGCTGCGGGATGGACAGGTCCTGGAGCTGGCGGACAGCACCCAGACCCAGGTGCCCCTGGGCGAAGACGGGCAGGACGACTGGAAAGTGGTCAGCCAACTCAG AATCTCATCCCTGCAGCTCTCAGACGCAGGATGGTACCAGTGTGCGGTGGTCCTGGGAGGAAAGACCTTCGTGTCCCAGCCTGGCTATGTTGGGCTGGAGG GCCTGCCTTACTTCCTGGAGGAGCCTGAGGACAGGGCTGTGACCGCCAACACCCCTTTCAACCTGAGCTGCCGGGCCCAAGGACCCCCAGAGCCCGTGGACCTCCTCTGGCTCCAGGATACTGTCTCCCTGGCTCCAGCCACAGGCCATGGCCCCCAGCACATGCTGCGTGTTCCAG GCCTGAACAAgacatcttctttctcctgtgAAGCCCATAATGCCAAGGGGGTCACCACATCCCGCACAGCCACCATCAAAG TGCTCCCCCAGCGGCCCCGTGACCTCCACCTGGTTTCCAGCCAGCCCACGGAGCTGGAGGTGGCTTGGACACCAGGCCTGAGTGGCATCTACCCCCTCACCCACTGCACCCTGCAG gcTGTGCTGTCAGACGATGGGGTGGGCATCTGGCTGGGAGAGCCAGACCCCCCAGAGGAGCCCCTCACCTTGCAAGCATCTGTTCCCCCTCACCGAATTCGGCTGGGCAGCCTCCATCCTCATACCCCTTATCACATCCGGGTGGCGTGTGCCAGTACCCAGGGCCCCTCACCCTGGACCCATTGGCTTCCCGTGGAGACGTCAGAGGGAG AGCAAGGACAGCCAATCCACCAGCTGG TGAGTgaacccccagcccctgccttctcGTGGCCCTGGTGGTATGTACTGCTGGGAGCAGTTGTGGCTGCTGCCTGTGTCCTCATCTTGGCCCTGTTCCTCGTCCACCGGCGGAAGAAGGAGACGCGCTATGG AGAGGTGTTTGAACCAACAGTGGAGAGGGGCGAGCTGGTGGTCAGATACCGCGTTCGCAAGTCCTACAGTCGGCGGACCACTGAAGCCACCT TGAACAGCCTGGGCATCAGCGAAGAGCTGAAGGAGAAGCTGCGGGATGTGATGGTGGACCGGCATAAGGTGGCCCTGGGGAAGACCCTGGGAGAAG GAGAGTTTGGAGCTGTGATGGAGGGCCAGCTCAACCAGGACGACTCCATCCTCAAGGTGGCTGTGAAGACAATGAAGA TTGCCATCTGCACAAGGTCAGAGCTGGAGGACTTCCTGAGTGAAGCCGTCTGCATGAAGGAATTCGACCACCCCAACGTCATGAGGCTCATCG GCGTCTGTTTCCAGGGTTCCGAACGAGAGGGCTTCCCGGCACCTGTGGTCATCTTACCTTTCATGAAACATGGAGACCTACACAGTTTCCTTCTCTATTCCCGGCTCGGGGACCAGCCAGTG TTCCTGCCCACTCAGATGCTGGTGAAGTTTATGGCAGACATTGCCAGTGGCATGGAGTATCTGAGTACCAAGAGATTCATACACCGGGATCTGGCCGCCAGAAACTGCAT GCTGAATGAGAACATGTCCGTGTGTGTGGCGGACTTTGGGCTCTCCAAGAAGATTTACAATGGGGACTACTACCGCCAGGGACGCATCGCCAAGATGCCAGTCAAGTGGATCGCCATTGAGAGTCTGGCTGACCGCGTCTACACCAGCAAGAGTGATGTG TGGTCCTTTGGGGTGACAATGTGGGAGATTGCCACACGGGGCCAAACCCCATATCCAGGAGTGGAGAACAGCGAGATTTATGACTACCTGCGCCAGGGAAACCGCCTGAAGCAGCCTGTGGACTGTCTGGATGGACT GTATGTCCTGATGTCCCGGTGTTGGGAGCTAAACCCCCGGGACCGGCCAAGTTTTGCAGAGCTGCGAGAAGATCTGGAGAACACGCTGaaggccctgccccctgcccaggaGCCTGACGAAATCCTCTATGTCAACATGGATGAGGGTGTGGGTCATCCTGAACCACTTGGAGCTGCTGGAGGAGCTGACCCCCCAACACAGCCTGACCCTAAGGATTCCTGCAGCTGCCTCACTGCAGCCGAGGTCCATCCTGCTGGACGCTATGTCCTCTGCCCTTCCACAGCCCCTGGCCCCACCCTGCCTGCTGACAGGGGCTCCCCAGCATCCCCAGGGCAGGAGGATGGAGCCTGA